In Comamonas koreensis, the genomic stretch TTGCGATCGGATACTGGCAGCGGCCCCGGCATCTCGGGCGCGGGCCAGTGCCAGCATCTGCTGGGTCAGGCGCTCGGCCCGCCCCAGACCGTCTTGCATCGCATGCAGTGCAGCCCGCATCTGGGCCGGGTCCCGCTCACGCAATGCATAGCCTATCTGGGTACGCAGCAAGGCCAGCGGCGTGCGCAGTTGGTGGGAGGCGTCATCAAGAAACTGCCGCTGGGCCTGGGCGCTGTGGGCATAGCGTTCCACCAAGTGGTTCAACGACTGCACCAGTGGCTGCACTTCTGCAGGCAGGCTAGCCGCATCGATGGGCGAGAGGTCATCCCAGGCGCGCGCATCCAGGTGCTGGCGCAGCCGCTTCAATGGCCTGAGCGCACGCACCACGCCCGCCACCAGCAACACCACGCTGATACCGACCAGCAGCACATCGCGCAAGATGGCGCGCGTGACCATATGCCGCTGCACCAGCGCACGCTCCTGAAGATTCTCTGCCACCTGCACCACGATGCGGCTGTGCGGATTGCCCGCAACGGGCGGGTCCGCCAGCCGCGCCCAAGCGGCCACTCGGATGGGCTCGTTCAGGTACACCGCGTCATAGAACTGCGGCACGCCGAGTTCGAACTCGCCCTCGGGCAAAGGAAGCCCCGGGTTTCCGATTTCAACCAGTCCGTCCTCGGTCGCGACCCGGAAGTAGACCCTGCCGTTGACCGTCAACTCGAAGAATTCCAGCAGCAGATACGGCTGCTCCACACTCAAGCCGCCGCTGGCCGTGGCGATGTTGTAGTGGATCGCGCGCAACGCACCCGCCAGTGCCCGGTCATAGGCCTCGTCTACCTGGGAACGCAGGCTGTAGGTGGACCACAGCAAGCTGCTGCCCATGCCCAGCAGCAAACCCGGCACCAGCCACACCAGCAGCGCAGCCTTCAAAGAGCGGGCCCTATCACGCCAGCGGTGGCGCCACACAGCGCGGCCATTCAGAGCGGCGCTCCGCCAGATCATGGGTCTTGCAATGCAGCGCTGGTCACGCCACT encodes the following:
- a CDS encoding sensor histidine kinase; protein product: MKAALLVWLVPGLLLGMGSSLLWSTYSLRSQVDEAYDRALAGALRAIHYNIATASGGLSVEQPYLLLEFFELTVNGRVYFRVATEDGLVEIGNPGLPLPEGEFELGVPQFYDAVYLNEPIRVAAWARLADPPVAGNPHSRIVVQVAENLQERALVQRHMVTRAILRDVLLVGISVVLLVAGVVRALRPLKRLRQHLDARAWDDLSPIDAASLPAEVQPLVQSLNHLVERYAHSAQAQRQFLDDASHQLRTPLALLRTQIGYALRERDPAQMRAALHAMQDGLGRAERLTQQMLALARARDAGAAASIRSQFAEVDLRALAEQVVTTLWPLARAKQIDLGLDVVGLGDDSRAWQVQALGWLLREAISNLVDNAIRYTPAGGQVTVQLRASVSSIALVAIDSGGGMSEHDMAQAGSRFRRGAAGKRQQGAGLGLAIVQTIAQMHGAEFKLANGRDAQGQLGLHGSFRMPHTTADLGITPN